Sequence from the Gemmatimonadota bacterium genome:
ACGAGGAACTGCCAGAGCACCTCGTTTCTGGTGGCGCCGAGGGCCTTGCGGAGGCCGATCTCGTGGGTGCGGTCGGTGACGGAGACCATCATGATCGCCATCACGCCGATGCCGCCGACCAGCAGCGCTACCGAGGAGAGTGCGATCATCACCAGGAAGAACGCCGACGTCAGCGAGGTGATCGTGTCGAGGATCTGGTCCTGGGTGATCACGTCGAAGGAGTTCGGCGTTGCCGGACGGTGACCGCGCGACCGACGCAGGGTGGCGATTGCGGCGTCCTTCGCGACGGGGACCGAGACACCACGCTGGGCGAGGATCGCGATGAAGAGCGAGTTGGTCTCGTCGTACTGGAAGCTCTGCTTCGCCGCGCGGAACGGGACGATGCCGCCGTCGGCCGCGCCGGGTGGCTGGAAGATGTTGTCGGGCTTCGCGTAGACGCCAATCACGGTGAAGGCGGTCCCGCCGATGCGGATCACGTGGCCCAGCGGGTTCATCCGCCCGAAGAGCCGGTCGGTGACCTCCTCCTCGAGCACCACGACCGGCTGGCCGCCCTTGAGTTCGGACTGCGAGAAGAAGCGCCCCGACAGCAGCGAGCCGCCCTGGATCTCGAGGTAGCTGTTGTCGGCGCCGTAGATCATCAACCCCTGGGAACGGATGCCGTCGAACTCCACCTTCTGCTGCACCTGGACCATCAGCCCGGCGTAGCGGATCTGCTCGCTGCGGCGCAGGGCGACGGCATCGTCCTCATCGAGCACCTTGCGCGCCTTGACCTCCGGCGGCAACCGATCGGGGTTGAGCGGCACCGACGAGAAGAAGCGCACCACATAGAAGGTCTGCGGCGAGGCGTTCTCGACCGAGGCGAAGATCTGCGTCTGGATGCCGTTCACGAGCGAGGCCATCACCATCACGGTCGTCACGCCGATCACGACGCCAAGGATGGTCAGCCCGCTGCGCAGCTTGGCGCCACGCATCGCGTCGAGCGCTTGCAGGACCCCTTCGAAGATATTGCCGACACGGAAGGCCATGCGCTATTCCGTCCGCAGGGCGGTGATGGGATCGAGCTTGGCCGCGCGCGTGGCGGGATAGACGCCGAAGATCATTCCGGTGCCGGCGCCGAGCAGCAGCGCGAGCCCGACCGACCAGCCGGTCACCTTGGCCGGCAGGGGGGAGTAGGTCGACACCAGGACCGCAAAGGTCCAGCCGGCCAGCACGCCAATGGCGCCGCCAAGCAGCGAGAGAATCACGGTTTCGACGAGAAACTGCCGGCGGATGTCCTGACGGTTGGCCCCGAGCGCCTTGCGCAGCCCGATTTCGCGGGTCCGCTCGCTCACGGTCATCAGCATGATGTTCATGATCACGATGCCGCCGACCACGATGCCGATGCAGACCACGGCAGGCACCACCGTGAAGAGCAGCGCCGTGAGCGCGGTCCAGAATGCCAGCAGCGCGTCGGCCTTGTCGACGGTGAAGTCGTTCGCCACGCCCGGCCGCAGTCGGTGCGCCAGGCGCATCGCCTCCTCGGCCCGGTTCATCGCGCCGGGGATCTGGTCGGCCTCGCGCATCTTGACCGAAATGACCGTCGTGCGGCGGCGGCCCCAGACCGACTCGAACACCGGCAGCGGCAACAACGCGAAGCCATCGAAGGAGGCGCCGAGGGTCTGCCCCTTCGCCGCGAAGACGCCCTTCACCGTGTACTGCCGCCCCGCGATCCGCACGGTCTTGCCGATGGCTGCCTCGGCCGACTGGAAGAGCTTCGTGGCGACGTCCCAGCCGATGGCGGTGACGAGCCGGCGCCCGCGGATGTCGATGTCGTTGAGCGGCTCGCCGGCGGCAATCACGTAGTCCTGCACCAGCTGATAGTCGGGGGTGATCCCGAAGATCAGGACGCCGCCAACCGATTGGTTGCCTGAGATGACCGCCGCGTTCGGAGTCGGCCAGCCGGACTGGATCGCCACCCCCTGCGCATCGGGCAGGGCGCGCCGCACCACCTCGGCGTCCTCCTTCGAGATCAGCGGCCGCTTGGCGAGCAGCTTGATCTCGTCGTTGTCGAGGAGCCCGACCGATATGGGCGTGCGGCGCACCTGGAAGGCGTTGTTGCCGATGATCGCGCCGGTGAGGTTCTCCTTGACGTACGAATTCATCCCCTGGATCACCGCGACAACGGTGACGAGAAAGGCCACAGAGACGATGATACCGAGGAGGGTGAAGATCGCCCGGAGCTTGGAGGTCCAGATGGTCTGGAGCGCCAGGCGGAGGGCTTCGGAGTAGGGCATGAATGGAAGGTAAGGGGGGCGGGGCGGGGAGGTGAGGGGTGAGGGGTGAGAGGTAAAACGTAAGAGGTGAAACGTGGCCCATCACTGGACCCGTTTCACCTTTCACGTTTCACGTCATCCCCCTCACCCCTCACCCCTCACCAGCTACTCGTACCTGAGCGCCTCCACCGGATCCAGCTTCGCTGCCCGGTTGGCCGGGTAGAGCCCGAAGAAGATCCCGGTGACGGCCGAGGCGATGATCGCCGCGAAAATCGACCAGAGCGGAATCGAGGCGGGGATCGGCGAGAAGGAACGGATGCCCCAGGAGATCGCGGCCCCCATGGCCATGCCGCAGAGCCCGCCGAGGACCGTGAGCGTCGCCGCCTCGACCAGGAACTGGAAGAGGATCTCGCCGCGGGTGGCGCCGAGCGCCTTCCGGACGCCGATCTCGCGGGTGCGCTCGGTGACGGAGATCATCATGATCGCCACGACGCCGACGCCGCCCACCATCAGGCCGACCGACGAGAGCACCAGCATGACCAGGAAGAAGCCGGCGGTCATGTCGTTGAAGCTCTCCATGAACTTGTCCCCGGAAATCAGGTCGAAGTTGTTCTCTGCCCCTGGCTTGAGCCCCCGCTTGATGCGCAGCGCCGCCGTGACTTCATCCATCGCCTCGGCCTGCGTCACGGTCTCCTTCGGGAAGACGGCGATGTTGAGCCAGCCCCACGCAAAATCGGCGGTCTTCACGAAGGTCGTATGCGGGATCACGATCTTCGGTCCCTCGTCGGCAAAGAGGCCGGATGGGTCCTGATAGAGACCGACGACCGTGAAGGGGAGGCCGAAGATCTTGATCTGCCGTCCCAGTGGATCGACGCCCGGGAAGAGCTCGTCTGCCACGGGCTGATTGATGACCACGACGAAGGAGCCACCGGCATCCTCGGTCGGAGTGAAGTTGCGGCCCTGCAGCAATTCACCGCCCTCGACCTGGAGCCAGTTGGTGCTCTGCCCGTCGATCTGCGCCGAGGAGAGCGCCTTGCGGCCGTAGGAGACGCGCGACCCCGCCGACTCGCGGATGTTGACCGCGCCAATCCCTGGCAGCCGGCTGATCAGCTCGGCCTCTTCGCGGCTCATCATCGGCCGCTTCCGCCACGGCGACATCTCGTCCGAACCGTCCGAGATCTGGATGCCGGAGCGGAAATAGCGCATCACGTAGAACGACTTCGGGCCCGCGCGCTGGACGATCTCGCTCACCGAGTTCTGGATGCCGGTGATGGTCGCCGCCATGGCGATCACCACCATGACGCCGATCGCCACGCCGAGAATCGTGAGGGCCGCGCGCACCTTGGAGGCGCGGACCGAGTCGAGCGCGAGGGTGACCCCCTCAAGCGCGCGGGCCAGCAAGTTGCCGCGTCCGTAGTCGCTCATTCCTGCCTCAGTGCTGCAATGGGGTCGAGTCGGGACGCCTGGCGCGCGGGATACACCCCCGCCACCATGCCCACCACGATGCCGAGTACGACGCCGACGATGATCGACCAGGGCGCCACCGCGGCCGGCAGCGGGGTGAAGGCACGCACCGCGAACGCCAGCAGCAGTCCGGTGCCGATCCCCATCACCGCGCCGGTGACCGAGAGGGTCGCCGACTCCACGAGGAACTGCGCCATGATGTCGCGGCGCTTGGCGCCGAGCGCCTTGCGGACGCCGATCTCGCGGGTCCGCTCCGTGACCGCCATCAGCATGATGTTCATGATCACGATGCCGCCGACGATCAGCGAGATGGCCACCAGCCCCGGCAGGGCCAGGAAGAGCACCTTGGAGATCTTCTCCCACCCCGAGAGCGCCCCTTCGGCCGACTCCAGGTGGAAGTTGTCCGGCTGGCCGGGGCGGAGGCCTCGGCGCCCGCGCATCAGGACCGTCACTTCTTCCATGGCGGCGCGCATCTGGTCGGGGCTCGCCGTCTGGATCTGGATGTCATCGATGATGTGCGGCCGGTTCACCAGCCGGCGTGCCGGCGAGGTGATCGGCGTGATGACGAACTTGTCCAGCGAGATGCCGAAGAGCGTCCCCTGCTTGGCCACCACGCCGATGACGCGGTGCGGCAGGCCGCCGATGGCGATGGTCTGCCCGATCGGATCGCGGCCCCCGAAGAGGCGCTCGCCGAGTTCGGAGCCGAGCACCACGACCGCCGCGCCGATGTTCACTTCCTGCGGCGAGAAGGCGCGCCCCTCGGCGATGTCGTAGTGCTTGATCTTGAAGAAATCCGCCTCGACCGTGTTCACCTGGATCTGCTTGGCGACCTTCCCCTGCCACGACAGGGTCACCTGGTCGTAGCCCGCCGAGGCGATCGTCGCCGGGATGGAAAGCCGCTCCTTGATGAAGGCGGCATCCTCGATGGTGACCCGCGGATTGCGCTGCCACTGGCGCCACTGCTCGTCGCTGTTGTCGCCGGTCTGGATGTTCGGCTGCGAGCGCACCTGGAAGGTGTTCACCCCGATGAGCGCGCCGGCGAACTTGTCGGTCATGTAGACGTTCATGCCCTGGACGATCGAGACCACCGCGATCAGGAAGGTCACGCCGATCAGCACCCCGACCAGCGAGAAGAAGCTCTTCAGCTTCTGCGCGATGATCGAGTCCCAGGCCAGCCGGACCGCCTCGAAGAAGGGCATCTCAGGCCGCGGCCTCGTTGACGGGCGACTCGTTGCGGCGGTCGCTGTCGACCTTGCCGTCGCGCAGCACCACGACGCGATGCGCGTGCGCGGCGATGTCCGGCTCGTGGGTCACCAGGATGACCGTCTGGCCCTGCGCGTGCAGGTTGCCGAAGACCCGCATGATCTCGACGCTGGTCGCCGAGTCGAGGTTGCCGGTCGGTTCGTCGGCCAGGAGGATCGAGGGTTCGTTGACCAGCGCCCGGGCGATCGCCACGCGCTGCCGCTGACCGCCGGACAGCTCATTCGGACGGTGGTCCATGCGGTTGCCGAGCCCGACGCGCTCCAGGGCCGCCTCTGCGCGGCGCTTCCGCTCGCGCGTCGAGACGCCGGCATACACCAGCGGCAACTCCACGTTGGCCAGCGCCGTGGCGCGGGGCAACAGGTTGAACGTCTGGAAGACGAAGCCGATCTCGCGATTGCGCACCCGGGCGAGGTCGTCATCGGCCATCGTCGAGACTTCCTGGCCGTTCAGCCAGTACTGGCCGCCGGACGGCGTGTCGAGACAGCCGAGCATGTTCATCATCGTCGACTTGCCGGAGCCCGACGGCCCCATGATCGCGACGTACTCGTTGCGGCCGATCTCGAGATCGACGCCGCGGAGAGCGAGCACCTTCTCGCTCCCCATCACGTACTCGCGGGTGATGCCCGCGAGGCGAATGATTGCGTCGCTCACGGCTTCACCACCGCCGGGCCACCGGCCGGCGCAGCCTTCACCTTCGACGAGTCCTTCAGGTCGCGGATCGCCTGGTAGCTGCCGGCCACGATCGTCTCGCCCTTCTTGAGGCCGGTCAGCACCTCGAAGTGTTCGTCGCCCGCGATGCCGACCTTCACCGTGCGGAAGCGCGCGATGCCGTTCTCGACCACGAACACCCCTTCCTTGTCCTTCGGCTTCTTCCCGCCCGCGGTGTCGCTCGTGGTCGTGAGCGGCGCACCGGCGGCGGCGGCCTGATCGCCGCCCATGGCGCTGTCCGGCCGCGTGGTGAGCGCGATGATCGGGATCGAGAGCGCACCCTTCCGGACGTCGGTCACGATCCGCGCCGTCATGCTCAGGTCGGGGCGCACGTCGGCCGGCGGGTTGGTCAGCGTCACTTCGACCTCGAAGTCCACCGCCCGGTCGGCCGAGGCCGTCCCGGCGGCCGTCGTCGCCGCGCTGTTCGCGATCTTGGTCACCTTGCCGACGAACGCCGTGTCGGGGAACGCGTCGATGGCGACGGAGACCGAGTCGCCCAGTTCGAGGCGGATCACGTCGGTCTCGTCGACCTTCACCACGGCCTGGATGACCGAGAGATCGGCGATACGCATCAGCAGGCCGACGTCACGCGAGAAGGCGCCGGTCTGGGCGACTTCGCCCTCTTCCACCGCGAGCCGGACGACGCGACCTGAGATCGGGGCGTAGAGCCGCGTGCGGGCGAGGTTGTCCTGCGCCTCC
This genomic interval carries:
- a CDS encoding ABC transporter permease, which translates into the protein MAFRVGNIFEGVLQALDAMRGAKLRSGLTILGVVIGVTTVMVMASLVNGIQTQIFASVENASPQTFYVVRFFSSVPLNPDRLPPEVKARKVLDEDDAVALRRSEQIRYAGLMVQVQQKVEFDGIRSQGLMIYGADNSYLEIQGGSLLSGRFFSQSELKGGQPVVVLEEEVTDRLFGRMNPLGHVIRIGGTAFTVIGVYAKPDNIFQPPGAADGGIVPFRAAKQSFQYDETNSLFIAILAQRGVSVPVAKDAAIATLRRSRGHRPATPNSFDVITQDQILDTITSLTSAFFLVMIALSSVALLVGGIGVMAIMMVSVTDRTHEIGLRKALGATRNEVLWQFLVEAATLTGVGGILGIIVGLTVGELLKLVLKLDSGAPLWSAVVAVCASVAIGLVFGMIPATRAARMDPVEALRHE
- a CDS encoding ABC transporter permease, which gives rise to MPYSEALRLALQTIWTSKLRAIFTLLGIIVSVAFLVTVVAVIQGMNSYVKENLTGAIIGNNAFQVRRTPISVGLLDNDEIKLLAKRPLISKEDAEVVRRALPDAQGVAIQSGWPTPNAAVISGNQSVGGVLIFGITPDYQLVQDYVIAAGEPLNDIDIRGRRLVTAIGWDVATKLFQSAEAAIGKTVRIAGRQYTVKGVFAAKGQTLGASFDGFALLPLPVFESVWGRRRTTVISVKMREADQIPGAMNRAEEAMRLAHRLRPGVANDFTVDKADALLAFWTALTALLFTVVPAVVCIGIVVGGIVIMNIMLMTVSERTREIGLRKALGANRQDIRRQFLVETVILSLLGGAIGVLAGWTFAVLVSTYSPLPAKVTGWSVGLALLLGAGTGMIFGVYPATRAAKLDPITALRTE
- a CDS encoding ABC transporter permease translates to MSDYGRGNLLARALEGVTLALDSVRASKVRAALTILGVAIGVMVVIAMAATITGIQNSVSEIVQRAGPKSFYVMRYFRSGIQISDGSDEMSPWRKRPMMSREEAELISRLPGIGAVNIRESAGSRVSYGRKALSSAQIDGQSTNWLQVEGGELLQGRNFTPTEDAGGSFVVVINQPVADELFPGVDPLGRQIKIFGLPFTVVGLYQDPSGLFADEGPKIVIPHTTFVKTADFAWGWLNIAVFPKETVTQAEAMDEVTAALRIKRGLKPGAENNFDLISGDKFMESFNDMTAGFFLVMLVLSSVGLMVGGVGVVAIMMISVTERTREIGVRKALGATRGEILFQFLVEAATLTVLGGLCGMAMGAAISWGIRSFSPIPASIPLWSIFAAIIASAVTGIFFGLYPANRAAKLDPVEALRYE
- a CDS encoding ABC transporter permease, yielding MPFFEAVRLAWDSIIAQKLKSFFSLVGVLIGVTFLIAVVSIVQGMNVYMTDKFAGALIGVNTFQVRSQPNIQTGDNSDEQWRQWQRNPRVTIEDAAFIKERLSIPATIASAGYDQVTLSWQGKVAKQIQVNTVEADFFKIKHYDIAEGRAFSPQEVNIGAAVVVLGSELGERLFGGRDPIGQTIAIGGLPHRVIGVVAKQGTLFGISLDKFVITPITSPARRLVNRPHIIDDIQIQTASPDQMRAAMEEVTVLMRGRRGLRPGQPDNFHLESAEGALSGWEKISKVLFLALPGLVAISLIVGGIVIMNIMLMAVTERTREIGVRKALGAKRRDIMAQFLVESATLSVTGAVMGIGTGLLLAFAVRAFTPLPAAVAPWSIIVGVVLGIVVGMVAGVYPARQASRLDPIAALRQE
- a CDS encoding ABC transporter ATP-binding protein; the encoded protein is MIRLAGITREYVMGSEKVLALRGVDLEIGRNEYVAIMGPSGSGKSTMMNMLGCLDTPSGGQYWLNGQEVSTMADDDLARVRNREIGFVFQTFNLLPRATALANVELPLVYAGVSTRERKRRAEAALERVGLGNRMDHRPNELSGGQRQRVAIARALVNEPSILLADEPTGNLDSATSVEIMRVFGNLHAQGQTVILVTHEPDIAAHAHRVVVLRDGKVDSDRRNESPVNEAAA
- a CDS encoding efflux RND transporter periplasmic adaptor subunit, yielding MSRGVKISLGLVAVAIIGVVAMKMKGGSDKPVEVRLEEVATRDLVSAVTASGKIEAKSQVDVSSEVTARILHITVKEGDVVTKGQLLVELDQVQFKGAVDRATASLTSVQAQLLQAKTNRDQAKRALDRNRELKRTNPTLIADEVLEQSQQAYDVSEALLKSSQAQVQQTQASLKEAQDNLARTRLYAPISGRVVRLAVEEGEVAQTGAFSRDVGLLMRIADLSVIQAVVKVDETDVIRLELGDSVSVAIDAFPDTAFVGKVTKIANSAATTAAGTASADRAVDFEVEVTLTNPPADVRPDLSMTARIVTDVRKGALSIPIIALTTRPDSAMGGDQAAAAGAPLTTTSDTAGGKKPKDKEGVFVVENGIARFRTVKVGIAGDEHFEVLTGLKKGETIVAGSYQAIRDLKDSSKVKAAPAGGPAVVKP